The DNA window CGGTTGGAGCTGCCCTGCGCGGAGGCCGACCGGTTCCACCCCGCGGCCAACATCACCAAGATGGCGGCGGGGGAACCACTGACCGACGCGGACCGCCACCCCTGGCTGACGGCACTGGCGGAGTGGATCGCCGACCACGAGCGCCGCGGTCAGGACACGCTCATGGCGTGCTCCGCCCTGAAACGCAGTTACCGTGATACTCTCCGTAGTGGATCCGCAGAGACGTGCTTCCTGCACTTGGACGGCCCCACGCCGGTCATCGCCCAACGGTTGGAACAGCGTTCGGACCATTTCATGCCGGCCGGGCTACTGCCCTCCCAGCAGGAGGAATTGGAGCCGCTCGAGAGTGACGAGGCTGGTGTCACACTCGACGTCTCCCCGAGTGTCGGGAAGATCGCCGAGCATGCGGTCCGGTTCATCACCACGGCCCGGGGCGCGTGAGTCCGGCGCCCCACGGACGTTCAGGAAGCCACTTCCATGTGTCCCATACGAGTGGAGATCTCGACGGCGGCTTTCACAACAGCCTCACCGAGCGGCAACAGTTTGTCCTCCGTCATCCGGTACGAGGGTCCGGACGCGCTGACAGCGGCGATCACCTCGCCGGTGATACCGCGGACGGGGGCGGCGACAGCGTTCAGGCCGTACTCGAGCTCCTCCACCGCAGTGGCGAATCCGCGTTCCAGGATGTCGTCGAGTTCGGCGCGTAGCGCATCGGGGTCGGTAATGGTGCTAGGGGTAAGAGCTTCCAGATGTCCTCGCAGCACCCGTCGTTGATCGGATTGGCGCATGAACGCCAGCAGCACCTTGCCGCTGGAGGTGGAGTGCGGAGGGTTCTGTCGACCGATCCAGTTCTGTGTGACCACGGCGGAAGCACCGCGAACCTGGTCGATGTTGACAACCATGTCGCCACTGGGGATCGCGATGTTGACCGTCTCACCGAGCTCGGCCGCCAGGTCCTCACAAACACGGCGGCTCTGCTGGGTCAGATCGAGCCCTGCCGCCATCGCGCCGGCCAGTCGGATTATGCCAAAGCCCAATTGGTACTTGCCACGCAATCCTGGTTGTTCCACCAGACCGCGACGTTCCAGAGCTCCGACCAGTCGGAACGCGGTGGACTTGTGCACCCCGAGCTCAGCAGCGATCTCGGTAACCCCGGCGTCCTTCTGCTGGGCGAGAATCTCTAAGACGGTGATGGCACGGTCCACCGACTGGACCGGAGCCCCCTCCTTGCCGGAGGCTGCCCTGACAGACTCCGCTTCACCACCCGCCCGCTCAAACTGTTCGTCATCTGGCGTGCTCGGGCTGTTTCCTGTGCGGTGGTCGTTGGAAGCCATGCTCTCCACGATAGTGGTGCAATCTTAACGATCCCTGGACAGGCGCCTTCCACCTCCTGTTTTCACAGGTCAGCGTGGTCATATCGGCTCCCTTTACTCACTCAGTCCACTGGCGTGCACCACTCCGTCGCGTCTAGGAGCCAGCGGACCAAGTAGTCGGTGAAGGAGGATCGTACGAGGAGGCGGTAGACCGGACCGTCGTCGGTCTCGGCGGTCTGGTGGATACCGACGGTGGCTTTGGCCAACAGGGTCTGGGCGTAGTCTCCCGGGCCGAACGCGCGGGGGTGCAGGTCAAGGGTGCAGCCGTGCGCGAGCACGTCGCGGGCGGCGGGTCCGCTCAGCTCCAGGATGGCACGCTGCGCCGAGACGTCCACGACGCTGCCGCACAGCGAGCCGTACTCGCCTCCCAGGGCCGTGGACAACGCGGTGTGCAGCCCTCGCCCAGTGGCGTTGGGGTCGACGATCAGGTACCAGCCGGGGCCGCACCACAGGGCGTACGGGCTCCCCCGGCCCGTCACGCGGCCGGGCGGGGGGAGCTCACAGCCGAGGAACTCGCCCGCCATCCGCGCGGCCGCCTGCTCGTCCTCCTCGTTGACTCTCAGCTCCACCTGGGCGAGGAACTGCAGTTCACGCACCGTGGCACGGGCCGGCGAACTCGCGGCGGCACACGCTCCGGCAAGATGATCTGCCGGGCTTCTCGGTTCGATCCGGGGCAGTGGGTCCCTGGCGGTCTGCGTCTCATCCATCACGGCGGCTGCCCTCCTTGTCGTAGAACACCGGATCCGTCACCAGTACCGGCTCGGTCTGATCCAGGTGGACCGCGTACACCCGTTCGCCGTGCCGGTCGCGTCCGCCGCGCAACAGTCCCAGGGCAAACGAGCGTTCCATCGCCGCGCTGGCGTAGGAGGAGGTCACACGGCCCTGCGGCGGGTGCGGTCGTTCCCGGGTCACCGGTGTAGCGGGAGGAG is part of the Haloactinospora alba genome and encodes:
- a CDS encoding gluconokinase — protein: MHFVFMGVSGSGKSRVAQCVAQRLELPCAEADRFHPAANITKMAAGEPLTDADRHPWLTALAEWIADHERRGQDTLMACSALKRSYRDTLRSGSAETCFLHLDGPTPVIAQRLEQRSDHFMPAGLLPSQQEELEPLESDEAGVTLDVSPSVGKIAEHAVRFITTARGA
- a CDS encoding IclR family transcriptional regulator; amino-acid sequence: MDRAITVLEILAQQKDAGVTEIAAELGVHKSTAFRLVGALERRGLVEQPGLRGKYQLGFGIIRLAGAMAAGLDLTQQSRRVCEDLAAELGETVNIAIPSGDMVVNIDQVRGASAVVTQNWIGRQNPPHSTSSGKVLLAFMRQSDQRRVLRGHLEALTPSTITDPDALRAELDDILERGFATAVEELEYGLNAVAAPVRGITGEVIAAVSASGPSYRMTEDKLLPLGEAVVKAAVEISTRMGHMEVAS
- a CDS encoding sarcosine oxidase subunit gamma; this translates as MRELQFLAQVELRVNEEDEQAAARMAGEFLGCELPPPGRVTGRGSPYALWCGPGWYLIVDPNATGRGLHTALSTALGGEYGSLCGSVVDVSAQRAILELSGPAARDVLAHGCTLDLHPRAFGPGDYAQTLLAKATVGIHQTAETDDGPVYRLLVRSSFTDYLVRWLLDATEWCTPVD